Genomic segment of Paenibacillus sp. FSL R5-0912:
AAGGCCATCATAATATCGGAACCGAGTGCATTCTGAACTTCCATCGCTACTTCCGGCGAGAGAAACTTCTTGTCCCCGTTTAAATGGGAGCGGAAATGAACGCCTTCTTCGGTAATCTTACGCATGTCGCTCAGAGAGAATACCTGGAAGCCGCCGCTGTCAGTCAGGATGGGCCGGTCCCAGTTCATGAATTTGTGCAGACCGCCGGCTTCGCCGATGATCTCATGGCCCGGGCGAAGGAACAAATGGTAGGTATTACTCAGAATAATCTGCGCATTCATTTGCTTAAGCTCTTCGGGGCTCATTGTTTTGACGGTGGCTTGTGTGCCTACCGGCATGAAGGTCGGTGTTTCAATAATTCCGTGTGGAGTATGCACTCTTCCAAGCCGTGCTCCGGACTGCTTGCAGGTCTTAATGTGTTCATAAGTGATTGCTGCCATAGGTTTAACCCTTCCTCTTGCTTAATAAATGAACATTGCATCGCCAAAGCTGAAGAACCGGTACTGCTGCTTAATCGCTTCTTCGTAGGCGGCGAGAATATGCTCCCGACCGGCCAAAGCGCTCACCAGCATGACCAAAGTTGACTTTGGCAGATGGAAATTGGTAATCAATGCATTGACGACAGTGAATTCGTAGCCGGGATAGATGAAAATATCCGTCCAGCCGCTTGATGCCTTCAGCGGTCCGCCCGCCGCTTGTCTCCCGGCCGTCTCAAGGGTCCGGCAGGAGGTTGTGCCGACAGCTATAATTCTTCCGCCTCTGGCTCTCGCGGAGTTCAGCATCTCTGCCGTCTCTTGGGATAATTCGTAATATTCGGCATGCATCACATGTTCTTCCACGGTTTCTACCGACATCGGACGGAATGTGCCAAGACCTACATGCAGGGTAATATAAGCGATATTCACGCCGGCCGCTGCAATCTGCTCCAGCAGCTCTTGGGTGAAGTGCAGCCCCGCCGTCGGCGCAGCCGCCGACCCTTCGTGCCGCGCGTAGACGGTCTGATAACGTTCGCGGTCATCCAGAGTTTCCTTAATGTACGGAGGAAGCGGCATCGATCCGAGCCTGTCCAGTATTTCCTGGAAGATTCCCTGATAGATAAAGCGCAGCGTCCGGCCGCCCATATCCGCTTGGTCCTCTATTACGGCGCTAAGCTCTTCGCTGAAGATAATCACCGCTCCGGTCTTCAGCTTTTTGCCGGGCTTAACCAGCGCTTCCCAGCGGTCTTCACCGAGATTCTTCAGCAGCAGAACCTCTGCCTTCGCCCCGGTATCTTCCTTGACACCGAACAGTCTGGCCGGAATAACTCTCGTATCATTCAACACCAATGTATCTCCCGGACGGAATTGCTGCAGTATATCTGTGAAATGCCCGTGTTCCAGTTGACCATTCTCCTTGTTTACGAGCAGCAGTCTGGAAGAGCTGCGGTCAGCAAGCGGAGTCTGGGCAATCAGTTCCTCCGGCAAATTAAAATCATAATTATCTACATTCATGATGGGATCTTCATTCCTTAACTATAGTAACGTTATTAAAATAGTGTTGCAATATTTGACGATAATCATACC
This window contains:
- the queA gene encoding tRNA preQ1(34) S-adenosylmethionine ribosyltransferase-isomerase QueA, producing the protein MNVDNYDFNLPEELIAQTPLADRSSSRLLLVNKENGQLEHGHFTDILQQFRPGDTLVLNDTRVIPARLFGVKEDTGAKAEVLLLKNLGEDRWEALVKPGKKLKTGAVIIFSEELSAVIEDQADMGGRTLRFIYQGIFQEILDRLGSMPLPPYIKETLDDRERYQTVYARHEGSAAAPTAGLHFTQELLEQIAAAGVNIAYITLHVGLGTFRPMSVETVEEHVMHAEYYELSQETAEMLNSARARGGRIIAVGTTSCRTLETAGRQAAGGPLKASSGWTDIFIYPGYEFTVVNALITNFHLPKSTLVMLVSALAGREHILAAYEEAIKQQYRFFSFGDAMFIY